A genome region from Festucalex cinctus isolate MCC-2025b chromosome 17, RoL_Fcin_1.0, whole genome shotgun sequence includes the following:
- the LOC144005050 gene encoding homeobox protein Dlx4b-like has translation MMSMALMPDTLNGPDPSKSAFLEFGHARPAHQQRSAGLPHIYPVHGFHAAGHSQHDGSFPAGASYGRSLGYAYPGASNPHPQSAAYMNYQHGSSSSSGSGSLSLHGRLEHTDHDKSPALESRDVRLNGKGKKIRKPRTIYSSLQLQALHQRFQQTQYLALPERADLAAKLGLTQTQVKIWFQNKRSKYKKILKHGSGPEGEHLSSTSSASPCSPQLWDASMQANKAAAAAAAAAAAAGAMYPNTYNLGHWYPNQHPHQDSMSRHQMM, from the exons ATGATGTCCATGGCTCTCATGCCTGACACTCTCAATGGCCCCGACCCGTCCAAATCGGCCTTTCTGGAGTTCGGGCACGCGCGACCGGCTCACCAGCAGCGCTCCGCGGGGCTGCCTCACATTTACCCCGTGCACGGCTTCCACGCTGCCGGCCATTCGCAGCACGACGGCTCGTTCCCGGCCGGCGCGTCCTATGGCCGCTCTTTGGGCTACGCCTACCCCGGCGCGTCGAATCCTCACCCGCAGTCTGCAGCTTACATGAACTATCAGcacggcagcagcagcagctccgGCAGCGGCAGTTTGAGCCTGCACGGACGATTAGAGCACACag ATCACGACAAGTCCCCCGCACTGGAAAGCAGGGACGTGCGTTTAAACGGCAAAGGGAAGAAGATCCGGAAGCCTCGCAccatctactccagtctgcagCTGCAGGCTCTGCACCAGCGCTTCCAGCAAACCCAGTACCTGGCCCTGCCGGAGCGCGCAGACCTGGCGGCCAAACTGGGACTCACGCAGACTCAG GTGAAAATCTGGTTTCAGAACAAACGCTCCAAGTACAAAAAAATCCTGAAGCACGGGAGCGGACCAGAGGGCGAGCATCTGAGCAGCACCAGCTCGGCCTCGCCGTGCTCGCCCCAACTTTGGGACGCGTCCATGCAGGCTAacaaagcagcagcagcagcagcagcagcagcagcagcagcaggcgcGATGTACCCCAACACTTACAATTTGGGCCACTGGTACCCCAACCAGCATCCTCACCAGGATTCCATGTCCAGGCATCAGATGATGTGA